The following coding sequences are from one Lolium rigidum isolate FL_2022 chromosome 6, APGP_CSIRO_Lrig_0.1, whole genome shotgun sequence window:
- the LOC124660705 gene encoding uncharacterized protein LOC124660705: protein MTSTSLSLRSPASFPFPSATGACGHVRWAQPLPPKLFRSSLPPAATPATAISRRLLVPAAAGLWDLLSGGAGGAAAATLAVRRGMQLFKQGDVAGSVAEFDRAIELDPRQKAYLWQRGLSLYYLDRFEDAAEQFRLDVAQNPNDTEESIWCFLCEAQLYGVEEARKRFLEVGLDRRPVMHEAYALFKDGGDPEKFASNFSSSSDGELFYASLYAGLYYESQRNADLAKSHIVAACKSPYGSRSGDYMAFLASVHCQCRNWTLEG from the exons ATGACATCCACTTCTCTGTCTCTCCGTTCTCCGGCCTCCTTCCCCTTCCCGTCGGCCACCGGAGCCTGCGGCCACGTCCGCTGGGCCCAACCGCTGCCCCCCAAACTCTTCCGCTCTTCGCTTCCGCCGGCCGCCACCCCCGCAACCGCAATATCGCGCAGGCTCCTCGTACCGGCAGCTGCTGGCCTTTGGGACCTCCTCTCCGGCGGAGCTGGCGGCGCAGCCGCCGCTACTCTCGCCGTCCGTCGAGGCATGCAGCTCTTCAAGCAG GGAGATGTGGCTGGGTCAGTGGCGGAGTTCGATCGAGCGATTGAGTTGGATCCACGGCAGAAAGCAT ATCTCTGGCAGAGGGGGCTTTCGTTGTATTACTTAGACAG GTTCGAAGACGCCGCGGAGCAGTTCAGGCTGGATGTTGCTCAAAACCCCAATGACACCGAGGAGTCGATATGGTGCTTTCTGTGTGAAGCTCAGCTGTATGGGGTAGAGGAAGCAAGGAAGCGCTTCTTGGAG GTTGGTTTAGATCGAAGACCTGTAATGCATGAGGCTTACGCCTTGTTCAAAGATGGCGGGGACCCTGAGAAG TTTGCTTCAAACTTTTCTAGTAGTTCTGATGGCgaactcttttatgcatcattATATGCTGGACTTTACTATGAATCTCAG AGGAATGCAGATTTGGCAAAATCTCATATTGTTGCTGCATGCAAGTCACCTTATGGATCAAG GTCTGGTGATTACATGGCTTTCCTCGCATCGGTTCACTGTCAGTGTCGCAACTGGACTCTTGAGGGATAG